The DNA sequence ATGCAACCGGCAACATTGCCAAGACAAACAGCATTAACGAGCAGGGGTCATCCATGCGACAACTGGACCCCAGTGCAGCGCTGAAGGGAAAAGATTATGGCCACAAGATCACGTCCGTTCGGGATCAGTCGGGCAAAGCGCTCAGGTACACGATCAACCAAACCATGATGCGGGTTGATCTGCCACTGGCAGTAGCGCCGGGCAAGACGGTAACATTCTCAATCGACTGGAATTTCAACATCATTGACGCCAAAGCCGCCGGCGGTCGATCAGGCTACGAGTTTTTCCCAAAGGACGGCAACTACGTGTACGAGATTGCGCAGTGGTTTCCCCGTTTGTGTGCCTACAACGATGTAAATGGCTGGCAAAACAAGCAGTTTCTGGGCCAGGGCGAGTTCACGCTTATCTTCGGCAACTACAAAGTAGCCATCACGGCTCCGAACGACCACGTCGTTGGAGCCACCGGCGAGCTTCAAAATCCCGCTCAGGTACTGAGTGCTACCCAGCAGAAACGCTGGAACGAAGCCAAAGCCAAGGGCGATAAGCCCGGCGAGAACCCCGTTGTTATTGTCACGCAGGCCGAAGCCGAAGCCGCTGAGAAAGGCAAGCCAACGGGCACTAAGACATGGGTATACAAAGCCGACAATGTCCGCGATTTCGCTTTCTCCAGCAGCCGCAAATTCATTTGGGATGCTCTGCAGCCTAACGTAGAGGGTAAACGCGTGTGGGCCATGTCGCTCTATCCGAAAGAAGCAAATCCACTGTGGGGTCAGTATTCGACCCGGCTTATTGTGCATACGCTCCGGTCTTACTCCCGCCGGACCATCGCCTATCCATATCCCGTAGCCTACTCCGTACACGGACCCGTTGGTGGTATGGAATATCCGATGATGTCATTCAATGGGGCCCGCCCCGAAGCAGACGGCACCTACTCGGAAGGCACCAAAAACTTCCTGATTCTGGTGGTTATTCACGAGGTAGGACACAACTTCTTCCCCATGATCGTGAACTCCGACGAGCGCCAGTGGTCATGGATGGATGAAGGGCTGAACAGCTTTCTGGAAGGACTGGCCTGCCTGGAATGGGATGCCGATTTTCCGGCGCGGGGTATCGAACCGCAGTCGATTGTACCCTACATGCAGCTCGATTCCAGCAAGCAGATGCCTATCATGAGCAGCTCGGATAATATCCTGCCGGGCACTTTCGGGCCCAACGCCTACAGCAAGCCCGCTACGGCGCTGAACATCCTGCGTGAGACAGTGATGGGCCGCGAACTATTCGACTACGCCTTTAAGGAGTATGCCCGCCGGTGGGCCTTTAAATCGCCCGAACCCGCTGATTTCTTCCGGACCATGGAGGATGCGTCGGGTGTTGACCTCGACTGGTTCTGGAAAGGCTGGTTCTACGGCGTACAACCCGTCGATCAGTCGCTGGTAAAAGTGGATTGGTTTCAGCCTAATTCGCAAAATCCGGAGATCACCAAAGCCGAAGCGCGGGCCGCTGCCCAGCGCCGGGCCAACACCATCAGCAAGCAGCGCGATGCCGCGGCTAAAGCTGAAACGGTAGTTGCGCAGGACAGCACCATGAAGGATTTCTATAACAGCTACGATCCGTATGCCGTAACCGCCGAGGACAAAAAGAAGTATCAGGACTACCTGGCTACGCTGACCCCCGAAGAGCGGGCTACGGCCGAAGCCGGCACCAACTTCTACACGCTGTCGCTGCAAAACAAAGGTGGTTTGCCGATGCCGGTGATCGTGCGGATGGAATTCGAAGATGGCACCGATTCGGTAGCCCGTTTCCCGGCCGAAATCTGGCGATTCAACGACGCATCGATCAAGAAAGTCATTGCGACATCCAAGAAAGTAAAGCAGTGGACCCTCGATCCATTCTACGAAATTGCCGATATCAACACCGACGACAACTCGTTCCCACCGGTTTCGCAACCCTCGCGGTTCCAGTTGTTCAAACAACAGCAGCGGGGTGGCGGGGCAGCACCCAACCCCATGCAGCAACAACGCCAACGGCAGCAACAGCCACCGGCAAAACAAGGTACTGGCCGAAACTAACCTATCTTTAACTCCAATCGACAATGAAAAAACTAGTGCTCATGGCTGGCCTGAGCCTCTGGTCAGCCGCTTTGATGGCGCAGGCACCAGCTGCCCCGACGCAAAACGCCAACACGCGCTTTGAGCAGCTCGGCCCGGTCCTTCCCACACCCAATACGTTTCGTACCGCATCGGGTGCGCCGGGAAAGGACTACTTCCAGAACCGCGCCGACTACGATATCAAGGTTGAACTCGACGATGCCAACCAGAAAATCATTGGTACGGAAACAGTTACGTATCACAACAACTCGACCGATGAGTTGCCCTTCATCTGGCTTCAGCTCGATCAAAATCTGTTCGCGAAAGGCTCTACCGGCAGCGTAACCCGCACCGGCAGTGTTAACGAGAGCGGCATGAGTTTTGCCCAATTACAAAACCTGACATCGGTACGGGAACGTAGCAGCCAGCAGGCATCCGACAAGTTTGGCTACCATATTACCTCGGTAAAAGATGCCAAGTCGGGCAAAGCGTTGAAATACACGATCAACCAGACCATGATGCGCGTCGACCTGCCAGCCGCTATCAAGCCCGGCGGCAGTTACTCGTTCAACGTAGACTGGAACTACTTCATCACGGAGTATTACGGCCGCAGTGGTATGGAATACTTCGCCAAAGACGGTAACTACAATTATTTCATTGCCCACTGGTTTCCCCGTCTGTGTGCCTACAATGACGTAAACGGCTGGCAGAACAAGCAGTTTCTGGGTCAGGGCGAGTTCACGCTCATTTTCGGTAATTATAAAGTAGCCATCACTGTACCAAACGACCACATCGTAGGGGCAACGGGTGAGTGCCAGAACTACAAGCAGGTGTTGACTGCTACCCAGCAGAAGCGCATGGCACAGGCTGCTACGTCTAAAACGCCCGTTGTTATTGTCACGCAGGCCGAAGCCGAAGCAGCCGAGAAAGCAAAACCCGGCGATGCCAAAGGCAAAAAGACCTGGGTGTATAACGCACAGAACGTGCGTGACTTCGCTTTCACCAGCAGCCGTAAGTTCATTTGGGATGCTATGCAAACCGATGTATACGGCGACGGTCACAAGATCTGGAGCATGTCGTTTTACTCGAAGGAAGGCAACCCGCTGTGGGGTCAGTATTCGACCCGGGTTGTGGAGCACACCCTGAAGTCGTACGGCAACCGGACTATTAAATACCCCTATCCAGTGGCCATCTCCTGTCATGCTACCGCTGGCGGGGGCATGGAGTATCCAATGATCTCGTTCAATGGCGGTCGTCCGGAGGCCGATGGCACCTACAGCGAAGCAGTGAAATACGGCATGATCGGTGTAATCATCCACGAAGTGGGGCACAATTTCTTCCCCATGATCGTGAACTCGGATGAGCGTCAGTGGACCTGGATGGATGAAGGCCTGAACACATTCTGCCAGTATCTGGCCGAAAAGGAATGGGATTACAACTACCCCAGCCGCCGGGGTGAGCCTCAAAATATTGTTGACTATATGAAGTCGGACAAGGCCGTGCTTTCGCCCATTATGACTACGTCTGACAACGTGATCAACTTGGGTGCCAACGCGTATGCCAAGCCCGCTACGGCGCTGAACATTCTGCGCGAAACGGTCATGGGCCGTGAGTTGTTCGACTACGCCTTCAAAGAGTATGCCCGCCGGTGGGCCTTTAAATCGCCCGAACCCGCTGATTTCTTCCGGACGCTGGAAGACGCGTCGGGCGTTGACCTCGACTGGTTCTGGAAAGGCTGGTTCTACGGCGTTGAGCCTGTAGACCAGGATCTGGTCGAAGTGGATTGGTTTCAGGTTGATTCAGGCAATCCTGAGGTGAGTAAAGCCGCGGCCCGCGCCGAAGCCAAACGGCGCGCCGGTACCATCAGCAAGCAGCGCGACGCTGCTACCCAGGCTGAAACAGTAGTTGCCAAAGACTCCACCATGAAGGATTTCTACAACAACTATGACCCCTACACCGTTACGGACAGCGACAGAAAGCGGTACCAGGATTACCTGGCTACATTGAGCGAAGACGAGCGGAAAACACTGGAAACCAACGCAGCGACGAACTTTTACACCCTTTCGCTGAAAAATAAAGGTGGTTTACCAATGCCGGTGATCGTGCGGATGGAATTCGAAGATGGCACCGATTCGGTAGCCCGTTTCCCAGCCGAAATCTGGCGATTCAACGACGTAGCAATCAAGAAAGTCATTGCAACGCCCAAGAAGGTCAAACAATGGGTGCTGGACCCTTACCAGGAGATTGCAGATATTGATACCGAAAATAACGCATTCCCCCGCATGGCCGCTCCAACGCGGTTCCAGTTGTTCCGGCAACAGCAGCGGGGTGGCGGGGCAGCGCCCAACCCCATGCAGCAGCAACGGCGGGCAACTCAGCCGCCTGCCACCCAGGGTAGTGGTAAAAATTAGGTAAACTGTTCGAATACAAGTACCTTACCTTGTCGAAAACGGTCTTTGACTAATCTGGTCGAAGGCCGTTTTTTTTGTCCCATAATTTCACCCGTTTGTTGTCCCACCGAACAGTACAATGAGTGTCCGCGCTACGTTATTTACCCTCCTCACGCTGGTTGGGCTGGGAAGTCCATTGGCCATACAGGCCCAGACTCCAGTGCCAACCCCGCCAACGTCGCCAACCATGGCGTTACCGGTTACGACTCCTCCGGTAGCAACTACAGTGGCTGCGGTCCCGAAAGTACCCATCAAACCCTACCGTGATGTGATCACAGCCGCAGCCCAAACAAGTCGGGGTTTGTTTACAGCCCACCGTGTCGACGAGAAGTATTACCTTGAAATCCCGGATTCGCTGCTTGGTTGCGAGTTCATGGCTATTACCCGCATTGCCAAAGCACCAACCGGCGCGGGGTATGGCGGTGAGCTAGCCAACCGGCAGGTACTGCGTTGGGAACGGGGACCGGATAAGAAGCTTTTACTCCGGGTGGTGAGCTATATCAACGTAGGAAACGATACACTGCCTATTTCGCAAGCCGTGCGTAACTCCAACGTGGAGCCCATTGCAGCCGTCTTCGACTTGAGGGCCATTCGCAAGGATAGCGTATCGGCATCGGTTATTGACGTAACCGATTTTTTCAAGGGCGACAATCAGGTGGTATCCATAAATCCCGTGACCAAGTTTCGGTACCGGCTAACGGCCCTGTCGCCGGAAAGGTCATTTGTGCAACGGATCAAATCCTATCCGATCAATACCGAAGTGATGGTGACAAAAACGTTTACCGTCAACACCACCCCGGTAGTACCATCTGCCGTACCGTCCCCGTTGCCTACTGTGGCGTTGCCCGTTGGCAGCGAAGCGGGAGCCGTAACGATGGAGATTAACACATCGATGATTCTGCTTCCCCGCACGCCTATGCGGAAACGTTTGTTCGACAGCCGGGTTGGTTACTTCGCCAACGGCTACACGGTTTATAACGATGCCTCCCAACGAACGATGGACGAGACGTTTGCGGTACACTGGAAACTGGAGGCCAAAAATGCGGCCGATGTACAGCGTCAGAAAGCGGGGGAACTGATTGAACCCCGAAAACCCATTGTATACTACATCGATCCGGCTACCCCACTCAAATGGCGTAAATCACTGAAACTAGGCGTTGCTGACTGGCAGGTAGCTTTCGAAAAAGCGGGCTGGAAAAACGCCATTTATGCCAAAGATTGGGATAGTAAGGATACGACACTGAGCCTTGAGGATGCCCGGTATTCCGTAATCCGTTACTTCGCATCGGATGTTGAAAATGCCTATGGGCCAAACGTGCACGACCCCCGTTCGGGTGAAATCATCGAAAGCCATATCGGCTGGTACCACAACGTAATGAACCTGCTTCGAAAGTGGTATATGGTGCAGGGAGCTGCGGTCGATGAACGGGCACGTAAACCAGCGTTTGACGACGAGTTGATGGGGCAGTTGGTTCGATTTGTATCCTCGCACGAGGTCGGGCACACGCTTGGGTTACGGCACAACTACGGATCAAGTCATGCTACACCGGTTGAGAAACTGCGCGACAAAGCGTTTATCAAACAGTATGGTCATACGGCGTCTATCATGGACTACGCCCGGTTTAACTACGTAGCACAACCTGAAGACAGTATACAGGACCTTTTTCCACGCATTGGTACCTACGACATATGGGCCATTGAGTGGGGCTATAAGCCAATCTACGATACACCAACGCCCGAAGCAGATAAGTTAATTCTGAACCAATGGGTGAAAAAACACGCTGGTGATCCCCGGTATTGGTTCGGCACCGAAACGAACCCCCTTGACCCGCGGTCGCAAAGTGAAGACCTCGGCGATAATGCCATGACTGCCAGCACATATGGCATTAAAAACTTAAAACGCATTCTACCTAATCTTACGAAGTGGACCGGCGAAGAAGCCGAAGATTACGACAAATTACGAGAGATGTACGGCGAGATAGCAGGGCAGTTTCGTCGGTACATGGGCCACGTAACCAAATACGTTGGTGGGGTTTATGAAACACCTCGTACCTACGATCAGCCGGGTACTATCTACGAGCCAACGCCCCGTGTGCTGCAGAAAAGTGCGGTATCTTTTCTGAATCAGCAGCTCTTTCAAACGCCAACCTGGTTACTTAATCCAGAGGTTATGCAGCTCGTCCGGCCTGACCAGGGTGTAGACTACCTGCGAACGTTGCAGGAAACCACTCTGAACAGCCTGATGGATGTAGGCAGACTATCCCGCCTGATTGAAAACAGCAGCCGTCCGGCTAAGTCGTACAGTCTAGACGAGTTCATGACCGACTTACAATCGTCGATTTGGCGTGAGTTGAAAGCTGGTCGTTCGATTGATGTGTACCGTCGGAACTTACAAAAAGTATACGCCGAAAAGCTAATTTCTATGCTGACACCCGCCATGCCAGTGGCTCCTGCCGCCGGTTTTTCGGGCAATGGTTTCCGGTATAACGCCGGCCCCATCGCCGATATTAAGAAATCTGATATCATGTCGGAGGTACGTGCTCAGTTAGTAAACCTGCGCAGTAGTATCAGAACCGCTATTCCCCGCCAAACCGATACCATGAGTCGGTATCATTTGAGCGACGTATTGGCCCGCATTGATAACGCTCTCAGCCCTAAGCAGCGCTAGTCCGTATTTTATCGCGTTCAATGTATTGACAATTACGCAGACTGCGTTACCTTTGCATTCCAATTCGGGATGTAGCGCAGTCCGGTAGCGTGCTTGCATGGGGTGCAAGAGGTCGTGGGTTCGAATCCCGCCTTCCCGACATTAAAAGGTCAACTCAATGAGTTGACCTTTTTTTATGCTCGTTCTACCGTCCCTGGCGTGACCCACCTGCAGCGAAAAGATCAGGATAGTCACCCCTCCTACCCACAATTGTGCCTTGTGGTTAGCACAAGGCATAGGACCAAAATAAATACCTGACGGATCAGCCTATACGAAGCAAGTCATAAAGCTGGCCGATTACTTTTTGCCTGGCTCTTTTCCACACGTATACAGGTTCACGAAGCATACGCTGGCAACGACGCCCCCCTCTGTTTTGTGCGCGATGGGCTCACAAAAGCAGTAGCAAAGCCTGTCGGAACGGGTATGGACAAGCTAGTAGTTGGTTATTAAGAAAGGCTCATCGACTGGCTACCGGATGTATCATTGAGCATCCAGGCAACCAACTAATCCGACCCGTTCTTACGTATGTCTAGCCGTATAAAGCCTGTATAGATGGTTTTTTTTTTGCTTCTAATACGGATTTAATTCAGGCTTATTTCGTCATTTTACCCGGCCAACCAGCTTTGACAAACTCATTTTATGGGGGATTGATCCTACATCTGACGGCCAAAAATGGCCTGTTTCACTATTTTTTTAGAATCTTTTATGGAATTATAGCCCAATCTTCATCTACCTGAAAAGGGTTGCCACAGCTGGTCTTTGGGTGATGAGCGTGGAATCCCGTTCAAACAGTTTATAACCTTAACAATTATTTTATGAGCCATGCGCCCCCCTGAAACCTCGGATTTTACCAAAAGTAACTGGAGAGAATACCATTTTGATGCTTGACAAACAAGGATTTATCTATCAAAGAGGCCTATTTCTACTAAGTCTTTAGAGTCGGATATATCCAAGTTAATGTTGCTGAATTACCATAAAAATGTTGCTGGATTGCTAGAAAAGTGAAACATTTGACAAACATGATTGTGTGGTTTTAGCTAGAAAAGCCATAGTTTTGTGGAGGTTTGAAGGCGTTTCCATCAATTTTTGGATGTACAAACCGAAAGAGTCTAAAATTTTCACTTTTTTTACCGGGCAAACCAACTTTCAATTTAACCCTACAGTCCAGTTCCAATGAAAACACAAACTCCCTCTCCAGCACCAGCCAAAGCATCGGCACCCAAGAAGTCGTCGTCGGGTGGCCTGAATCCCGCGTTCGTTATTCCGGTCCTGTTGCTGATCGGTATCCTGACGTACATGTTCGTTTTTGGCGACGGGAGCCACTTCCAAGAAGGTGACAACACAAAAGAACCACTACCCGGTGATTACTTCGGTACCGTGTACAAAGGTGGATTTATCGTACCGATTCTGTTCACGTGCTTCCTGACGGTATTGGTATTCTCAATCGAGCGTTTCTTCACCATCGGCCGCGCTAATGGCACGGGTTCGATCGATGATTTCGTTCGCAAAGTGAAAAGCTTACTCGACCGCAATGACGTAGCTGGTGCTATCCAGGAGTGCGACAAGCAGAAGGGTTCGATCGGTAACGTTGTGAAGACTGCCCTGGTGAAGTATCAGCAACTGTCGACCGACACAGAACTGACGAAAGAGCAGAAACTTGTGTCGCTGCAGAAAGAAGTAGAAGAAGCAACGACGCTGGAGCTGCCAATGCTGGAGAAAAACCTGACCATTATCGCTACACTGGCTTCGGTTTCGACCCTGATCGCCCTGCTCGGTACGGTACTTGGTATGATTCGCGCGTTCGCAGCTATGGGTGCTACAGGCCAGCCTGACACCGGTGCTCTGTCGACGGGTATCTCGGAAGCCCTTGTAAACACGGCCCTCGGTATCGGTACGGCTGCTATCGCAACCATCATGTATAGCTACTTCACGAGCCGTATCGACGTGTTGACCTACAACATTGACGAAATCGGTCTGAGCATCCAGCAGAACTTCGCGGCTCACAACTAAGGCTGCGTCGTTGACGGATCACAGTTGTGTAATTAACCATCCTACCCGGCCCTGCCGGGTAGGCAGAAACAGAACTAATTATGCCCGCAGTTAAAATTAAACGCGCCAGCTCATCGGTAGACATGACGGCGATGACCGACGTGGCGTTCCTGTTGCTGACCTTCTTCATTCTGACGGCCCAGTTCCGGTCGCAGGATGCAGCAGCGATCGAAACACCATCGTCCATCTCTGGCATCAAAGTTCCCGATAGCGATATCATGACGATTGGTCTGGGCAGAGATGGCAAAGTTTATTTCGGTATCGACAATGCAGCCAACCGGGTTGCCATGCTGGAAAACATTGCTGCCGCAAAGGGAATCACGTTCTCCAACAACGAAAAGAAGGAGTTCTCGCTGATGTCGAATTTTGGCTTACCGATCAACCAGCTGAAGTCATTTCTGAACCTACCCAAGGAGCAGCAGGCTAAAGTGAAGCAGCCAGGTATTCCAACCGATTCAACGGGGGCAGCACCAACCAACGAGTTGAAAGAATGGGTTTATAATGCCCGGAAGGCTAACAACGGCTTACGGATTGCGGTGAAGGGTGATAACCTCGCCAAGTTCCCGGAGTTCAAGAAC is a window from the Spirosoma rigui genome containing:
- a CDS encoding M1 family metallopeptidase; this translates as MQKIVLLVASLAIPLGLVQAQAPTQRANTRFEQLGPMLPTPNTFRTASGAPGKDYFQNRADYDIKATLDDTKQKITGSETITYHNNSADALPFLWLQLDQNLFKPDATGNIAKTNSINEQGSSMRQLDPSAALKGKDYGHKITSVRDQSGKALRYTINQTMMRVDLPLAVAPGKTVTFSIDWNFNIIDAKAAGGRSGYEFFPKDGNYVYEIAQWFPRLCAYNDVNGWQNKQFLGQGEFTLIFGNYKVAITAPNDHVVGATGELQNPAQVLSATQQKRWNEAKAKGDKPGENPVVIVTQAEAEAAEKGKPTGTKTWVYKADNVRDFAFSSSRKFIWDALQPNVEGKRVWAMSLYPKEANPLWGQYSTRLIVHTLRSYSRRTIAYPYPVAYSVHGPVGGMEYPMMSFNGARPEADGTYSEGTKNFLILVVIHEVGHNFFPMIVNSDERQWSWMDEGLNSFLEGLACLEWDADFPARGIEPQSIVPYMQLDSSKQMPIMSSSDNILPGTFGPNAYSKPATALNILRETVMGRELFDYAFKEYARRWAFKSPEPADFFRTMEDASGVDLDWFWKGWFYGVQPVDQSLVKVDWFQPNSQNPEITKAEARAAAQRRANTISKQRDAAAKAETVVAQDSTMKDFYNSYDPYAVTAEDKKKYQDYLATLTPEERATAEAGTNFYTLSLQNKGGLPMPVIVRMEFEDGTDSVARFPAEIWRFNDASIKKVIATSKKVKQWTLDPFYEIADINTDDNSFPPVSQPSRFQLFKQQQRGGGAAPNPMQQQRQRQQQPPAKQGTGRN
- a CDS encoding M1 family metallopeptidase, whose translation is MKKLVLMAGLSLWSAALMAQAPAAPTQNANTRFEQLGPVLPTPNTFRTASGAPGKDYFQNRADYDIKVELDDANQKIIGTETVTYHNNSTDELPFIWLQLDQNLFAKGSTGSVTRTGSVNESGMSFAQLQNLTSVRERSSQQASDKFGYHITSVKDAKSGKALKYTINQTMMRVDLPAAIKPGGSYSFNVDWNYFITEYYGRSGMEYFAKDGNYNYFIAHWFPRLCAYNDVNGWQNKQFLGQGEFTLIFGNYKVAITVPNDHIVGATGECQNYKQVLTATQQKRMAQAATSKTPVVIVTQAEAEAAEKAKPGDAKGKKTWVYNAQNVRDFAFTSSRKFIWDAMQTDVYGDGHKIWSMSFYSKEGNPLWGQYSTRVVEHTLKSYGNRTIKYPYPVAISCHATAGGGMEYPMISFNGGRPEADGTYSEAVKYGMIGVIIHEVGHNFFPMIVNSDERQWTWMDEGLNTFCQYLAEKEWDYNYPSRRGEPQNIVDYMKSDKAVLSPIMTTSDNVINLGANAYAKPATALNILRETVMGRELFDYAFKEYARRWAFKSPEPADFFRTLEDASGVDLDWFWKGWFYGVEPVDQDLVEVDWFQVDSGNPEVSKAAARAEAKRRAGTISKQRDAATQAETVVAKDSTMKDFYNNYDPYTVTDSDRKRYQDYLATLSEDERKTLETNAATNFYTLSLKNKGGLPMPVIVRMEFEDGTDSVARFPAEIWRFNDVAIKKVIATPKKVKQWVLDPYQEIADIDTENNAFPRMAAPTRFQLFRQQQRGGGAAPNPMQQQRRATQPPATQGSGKN
- a CDS encoding zinc-dependent metalloprotease, whose protein sequence is MSVRATLFTLLTLVGLGSPLAIQAQTPVPTPPTSPTMALPVTTPPVATTVAAVPKVPIKPYRDVITAAAQTSRGLFTAHRVDEKYYLEIPDSLLGCEFMAITRIAKAPTGAGYGGELANRQVLRWERGPDKKLLLRVVSYINVGNDTLPISQAVRNSNVEPIAAVFDLRAIRKDSVSASVIDVTDFFKGDNQVVSINPVTKFRYRLTALSPERSFVQRIKSYPINTEVMVTKTFTVNTTPVVPSAVPSPLPTVALPVGSEAGAVTMEINTSMILLPRTPMRKRLFDSRVGYFANGYTVYNDASQRTMDETFAVHWKLEAKNAADVQRQKAGELIEPRKPIVYYIDPATPLKWRKSLKLGVADWQVAFEKAGWKNAIYAKDWDSKDTTLSLEDARYSVIRYFASDVENAYGPNVHDPRSGEIIESHIGWYHNVMNLLRKWYMVQGAAVDERARKPAFDDELMGQLVRFVSSHEVGHTLGLRHNYGSSHATPVEKLRDKAFIKQYGHTASIMDYARFNYVAQPEDSIQDLFPRIGTYDIWAIEWGYKPIYDTPTPEADKLILNQWVKKHAGDPRYWFGTETNPLDPRSQSEDLGDNAMTASTYGIKNLKRILPNLTKWTGEEAEDYDKLREMYGEIAGQFRRYMGHVTKYVGGVYETPRTYDQPGTIYEPTPRVLQKSAVSFLNQQLFQTPTWLLNPEVMQLVRPDQGVDYLRTLQETTLNSLMDVGRLSRLIENSSRPAKSYSLDEFMTDLQSSIWRELKAGRSIDVYRRNLQKVYAEKLISMLTPAMPVAPAAGFSGNGFRYNAGPIADIKKSDIMSEVRAQLVNLRSSIRTAIPRQTDTMSRYHLSDVLARIDNALSPKQR
- a CDS encoding MotA/TolQ/ExbB proton channel family protein, producing the protein MKTQTPSPAPAKASAPKKSSSGGLNPAFVIPVLLLIGILTYMFVFGDGSHFQEGDNTKEPLPGDYFGTVYKGGFIVPILFTCFLTVLVFSIERFFTIGRANGTGSIDDFVRKVKSLLDRNDVAGAIQECDKQKGSIGNVVKTALVKYQQLSTDTELTKEQKLVSLQKEVEEATTLELPMLEKNLTIIATLASVSTLIALLGTVLGMIRAFAAMGATGQPDTGALSTGISEALVNTALGIGTAAIATIMYSYFTSRIDVLTYNIDEIGLSIQQNFAAHN
- a CDS encoding ExbD/TolR family protein, with protein sequence MPAVKIKRASSSVDMTAMTDVAFLLLTFFILTAQFRSQDAAAIETPSSISGIKVPDSDIMTIGLGRDGKVYFGIDNAANRVAMLENIAAAKGITFSNNEKKEFSLMSNFGLPINQLKSFLNLPKEQQAKVKQPGIPTDSTGAAPTNELKEWVYNARKANNGLRIAVKGDNLAKFPEFKNVLATLQAQNINKFNLITGTEAPPAGWKAD